The following are encoded in a window of Poecile atricapillus isolate bPoeAtr1 chromosome 3, bPoeAtr1.hap1, whole genome shotgun sequence genomic DNA:
- the SPAST gene encoding spastin isoform X1 has product MNSPGGRGKKKSSAGSSSAPPTAGASPSSPPGPAPPVPPAGAAAAASPHKRNLYYFSYPLFAAFALLRFVAFQLGLLFAWLCERLSRGALMAAKGSRAGAGDAPEPGGAPETVRACHKRAFECISMALRIDEDETAGQKEQAVEWYKKGIEELEKGIAVLVIGQGDQCERARRLQSKMMTNLAMAKDRLQLLEKLQAVLQISKPQMEVYNDSTNLACRNGHLQSESGAVPKKKDPLTHTSNSLPRSKTVAKTGSTGLSGHHRTPSYSGVSSSVSRPAPNPTPSAHKAAPKNSRTNKPSTPTTAPRKKKDTKIFRNVDSNLANLILNEVVDSGPAVKFDDIAGQELAKQALQEIVILPSLRPELFTGLRAPARGLLLFGPPGNGKTMLAKAVAAESNATFFNISAASLTSKYVGEGEKLVRALFAVARELQPSIIFIDEVDSLLCERREGEHDASRRLKTEFLIEFDGVQSSGEDRILVMGATNRPQELDDAVLRRFTKRVYVSLPNEETRLILLKNLLSKQGSPLTQKELAQLARMTDGYSGSDLTALAKDAALGPIRELKPEQVKNMSASEMRNIKLSDFTESLKKIKRSLSPQTLEAYIRWNKDFGDTTV; this is encoded by the exons ATGAATTCTCCGGGCGGCCGAGGGAAGAAGAAGAGCTCAGCCGGCTCCAGTTCCGCGCCTCCGACCGCCGGCGCCTCTCCCTCCTCGCCGCCCGGGCCGGCGCCCCCCGTGCcgccggcgggggcggcggcggcggcgtcCCCGCACAAGCGGAACCTGTACTACTTCTCGTACCCGCTCTTTGCCGCCTTCGCCCTGCTCCGCTTCGTCGCCTTCCAGCTCGGGCTGCTCTTCGCCTGGCTCTGCGAGCGCCTCTCCCGCGGCGCCCTCATGGCCGCCAAGGGCAgcagggccggggccggcgACGCGCCCGAGCCCGGCGGGGCGCCCGAGACGGTGCGGGCGTGCCACAAGCGGGCCTTCGAGTGCATCTCCATGGCTCTGCGCATCGATGAGGACGAGACAG CAGGACAAAAGGAACAAGCTGTTGAATGGTATAAGAAAGGAATTGAAGAACTGGAAAAAGGAATAGCTGTCTTAGTAATTGGTCAAG GTGATCAGTGTGAACGGGCTCGACGTCTCCAATCTAAAATGATGACAAATTTGGCAATGGCCAAGGATCGGTTGCAGCTTTTAG AGAAGCTGCAGGCAGTTTTGCAAATTTCCAAGCCGCAAATGGAGGTCTATAATGACAGTACTAACCTGGCATGCCGCAATGGACATCTCCAGTCAG AAAGTGGAGCAGTTCCAAAAAAGAAGGACCCCCTAACCCACACGAGTAATTCCCTTCCTCGTTCAAAGACTGTTGCAAAAACTGGATCCACAGGCCTTTCAGGTCACCACAGAACACCCAGCTACAGTGGGGTATCATCATCTGTGTCTAGACCAGCACCTAATCCTACGCCTTCAGCTCACAAG gctgctccTAAAAATAGCAGAACAAATAAACCTTCTACCCCTACAACTGCTCCTCGAAAAAAGAAAGACACGAAGATATTTAGAAATGTGGACAGCAATCTTGCTAATCTTATCCTAAATGAAGTTGTTGATAG TGGGCCAGCTGTCAAATTTGATGATATCGCAGGGCAGGAACTGGCTAAACAAGCTTTGCAAGAAATTGTTATCCTTCCTTCTCTTAGACCTGAG TTATTTACAGGTCTGAGAGCTCCCGCACGTGGTTTATTGCTGTTTGGCCCACCAGGAAATGGGAAGACAATGTTG GCCAAAGCAGTTGCTGCAGAATCAAATGCTACTTTCTTTAACATCAGCGCAGCGAGCCTGACTTCAAAATAT GTGGGTGAAGGAGAGAAACTGGTGCGTGCTCTATTTGCAGTAGCCAGAGAACTTCAACCTTCTATAATTTTTATTG aTGAAGTTGATAGCCTTTTGTGTGAAAGACGAGAAGGTGAACATGATGCTAGCAGGCGTctaaaaacagaatttttaatagaatttGATGGT GTGCAGTCTTCTGGAGAGGATAGAATACTTGTGATGGGAGCAACAAACAGGCCTCAGGAGCTTGATGATGCTGTTCTCAG acgATTCACCAAACGGGTATATGTGTCTTTACCAAACGAAGAA ACAAGATTGATTTTGCTAAAAAATCTTCTAAGCAAGCAAGGAAGTCCATTAACCCAAAAAGAGTTGGCTCAACTAGCTAG AATGACAGATGGATACTCTGGAAGTGACCTAACTGCATTAGCGAAGGATGCAGCACTAGGCCCCATTCGAG
- the SPAST gene encoding spastin isoform X2, whose translation MNSPGGRGKKKSSAGSSSAPPTAGASPSSPPGPAPPVPPAGAAAAASPHKRNLYYFSYPLFAAFALLRFVAFQLGLLFAWLCERLSRGALMAAKGSRAGAGDAPEPGGAPETVRACHKRAFECISMALRIDEDETGQKEQAVEWYKKGIEELEKGIAVLVIGQGDQCERARRLQSKMMTNLAMAKDRLQLLEKLQAVLQISKPQMEVYNDSTNLACRNGHLQSESGAVPKKKDPLTHTSNSLPRSKTVAKTGSTGLSGHHRTPSYSGVSSSVSRPAPNPTPSAHKAAPKNSRTNKPSTPTTAPRKKKDTKIFRNVDSNLANLILNEVVDSGPAVKFDDIAGQELAKQALQEIVILPSLRPELFTGLRAPARGLLLFGPPGNGKTMLAKAVAAESNATFFNISAASLTSKYVGEGEKLVRALFAVARELQPSIIFIDEVDSLLCERREGEHDASRRLKTEFLIEFDGVQSSGEDRILVMGATNRPQELDDAVLRRFTKRVYVSLPNEETRLILLKNLLSKQGSPLTQKELAQLARMTDGYSGSDLTALAKDAALGPIRELKPEQVKNMSASEMRNIKLSDFTESLKKIKRSLSPQTLEAYIRWNKDFGDTTV comes from the exons ATGAATTCTCCGGGCGGCCGAGGGAAGAAGAAGAGCTCAGCCGGCTCCAGTTCCGCGCCTCCGACCGCCGGCGCCTCTCCCTCCTCGCCGCCCGGGCCGGCGCCCCCCGTGCcgccggcgggggcggcggcggcggcgtcCCCGCACAAGCGGAACCTGTACTACTTCTCGTACCCGCTCTTTGCCGCCTTCGCCCTGCTCCGCTTCGTCGCCTTCCAGCTCGGGCTGCTCTTCGCCTGGCTCTGCGAGCGCCTCTCCCGCGGCGCCCTCATGGCCGCCAAGGGCAgcagggccggggccggcgACGCGCCCGAGCCCGGCGGGGCGCCCGAGACGGTGCGGGCGTGCCACAAGCGGGCCTTCGAGTGCATCTCCATGGCTCTGCGCATCGATGAGGACGAGACAG GACAAAAGGAACAAGCTGTTGAATGGTATAAGAAAGGAATTGAAGAACTGGAAAAAGGAATAGCTGTCTTAGTAATTGGTCAAG GTGATCAGTGTGAACGGGCTCGACGTCTCCAATCTAAAATGATGACAAATTTGGCAATGGCCAAGGATCGGTTGCAGCTTTTAG AGAAGCTGCAGGCAGTTTTGCAAATTTCCAAGCCGCAAATGGAGGTCTATAATGACAGTACTAACCTGGCATGCCGCAATGGACATCTCCAGTCAG AAAGTGGAGCAGTTCCAAAAAAGAAGGACCCCCTAACCCACACGAGTAATTCCCTTCCTCGTTCAAAGACTGTTGCAAAAACTGGATCCACAGGCCTTTCAGGTCACCACAGAACACCCAGCTACAGTGGGGTATCATCATCTGTGTCTAGACCAGCACCTAATCCTACGCCTTCAGCTCACAAG gctgctccTAAAAATAGCAGAACAAATAAACCTTCTACCCCTACAACTGCTCCTCGAAAAAAGAAAGACACGAAGATATTTAGAAATGTGGACAGCAATCTTGCTAATCTTATCCTAAATGAAGTTGTTGATAG TGGGCCAGCTGTCAAATTTGATGATATCGCAGGGCAGGAACTGGCTAAACAAGCTTTGCAAGAAATTGTTATCCTTCCTTCTCTTAGACCTGAG TTATTTACAGGTCTGAGAGCTCCCGCACGTGGTTTATTGCTGTTTGGCCCACCAGGAAATGGGAAGACAATGTTG GCCAAAGCAGTTGCTGCAGAATCAAATGCTACTTTCTTTAACATCAGCGCAGCGAGCCTGACTTCAAAATAT GTGGGTGAAGGAGAGAAACTGGTGCGTGCTCTATTTGCAGTAGCCAGAGAACTTCAACCTTCTATAATTTTTATTG aTGAAGTTGATAGCCTTTTGTGTGAAAGACGAGAAGGTGAACATGATGCTAGCAGGCGTctaaaaacagaatttttaatagaatttGATGGT GTGCAGTCTTCTGGAGAGGATAGAATACTTGTGATGGGAGCAACAAACAGGCCTCAGGAGCTTGATGATGCTGTTCTCAG acgATTCACCAAACGGGTATATGTGTCTTTACCAAACGAAGAA ACAAGATTGATTTTGCTAAAAAATCTTCTAAGCAAGCAAGGAAGTCCATTAACCCAAAAAGAGTTGGCTCAACTAGCTAG AATGACAGATGGATACTCTGGAAGTGACCTAACTGCATTAGCGAAGGATGCAGCACTAGGCCCCATTCGAG
- the SPAST gene encoding spastin isoform X3 codes for MNSPGGRGKKKSSAGSSSAPPTAGASPSSPPGPAPPVPPAGAAAAASPHKRNLYYFSYPLFAAFALLRFVAFQLGLLFAWLCERLSRGALMAAKGSRAGAGDAPEPGGAPETVRACHKRAFECISMALRIDEDETAGQKEQAVEWYKKGIEELEKGIAVLVIGQGDQCERARRLQSKMMTNLAMAKDRLQLLESGAVPKKKDPLTHTSNSLPRSKTVAKTGSTGLSGHHRTPSYSGVSSSVSRPAPNPTPSAHKAAPKNSRTNKPSTPTTAPRKKKDTKIFRNVDSNLANLILNEVVDSGPAVKFDDIAGQELAKQALQEIVILPSLRPELFTGLRAPARGLLLFGPPGNGKTMLAKAVAAESNATFFNISAASLTSKYVGEGEKLVRALFAVARELQPSIIFIDEVDSLLCERREGEHDASRRLKTEFLIEFDGVQSSGEDRILVMGATNRPQELDDAVLRRFTKRVYVSLPNEETRLILLKNLLSKQGSPLTQKELAQLARMTDGYSGSDLTALAKDAALGPIRELKPEQVKNMSASEMRNIKLSDFTESLKKIKRSLSPQTLEAYIRWNKDFGDTTV; via the exons ATGAATTCTCCGGGCGGCCGAGGGAAGAAGAAGAGCTCAGCCGGCTCCAGTTCCGCGCCTCCGACCGCCGGCGCCTCTCCCTCCTCGCCGCCCGGGCCGGCGCCCCCCGTGCcgccggcgggggcggcggcggcggcgtcCCCGCACAAGCGGAACCTGTACTACTTCTCGTACCCGCTCTTTGCCGCCTTCGCCCTGCTCCGCTTCGTCGCCTTCCAGCTCGGGCTGCTCTTCGCCTGGCTCTGCGAGCGCCTCTCCCGCGGCGCCCTCATGGCCGCCAAGGGCAgcagggccggggccggcgACGCGCCCGAGCCCGGCGGGGCGCCCGAGACGGTGCGGGCGTGCCACAAGCGGGCCTTCGAGTGCATCTCCATGGCTCTGCGCATCGATGAGGACGAGACAG CAGGACAAAAGGAACAAGCTGTTGAATGGTATAAGAAAGGAATTGAAGAACTGGAAAAAGGAATAGCTGTCTTAGTAATTGGTCAAG GTGATCAGTGTGAACGGGCTCGACGTCTCCAATCTAAAATGATGACAAATTTGGCAATGGCCAAGGATCGGTTGCAGCTTTTAG AAAGTGGAGCAGTTCCAAAAAAGAAGGACCCCCTAACCCACACGAGTAATTCCCTTCCTCGTTCAAAGACTGTTGCAAAAACTGGATCCACAGGCCTTTCAGGTCACCACAGAACACCCAGCTACAGTGGGGTATCATCATCTGTGTCTAGACCAGCACCTAATCCTACGCCTTCAGCTCACAAG gctgctccTAAAAATAGCAGAACAAATAAACCTTCTACCCCTACAACTGCTCCTCGAAAAAAGAAAGACACGAAGATATTTAGAAATGTGGACAGCAATCTTGCTAATCTTATCCTAAATGAAGTTGTTGATAG TGGGCCAGCTGTCAAATTTGATGATATCGCAGGGCAGGAACTGGCTAAACAAGCTTTGCAAGAAATTGTTATCCTTCCTTCTCTTAGACCTGAG TTATTTACAGGTCTGAGAGCTCCCGCACGTGGTTTATTGCTGTTTGGCCCACCAGGAAATGGGAAGACAATGTTG GCCAAAGCAGTTGCTGCAGAATCAAATGCTACTTTCTTTAACATCAGCGCAGCGAGCCTGACTTCAAAATAT GTGGGTGAAGGAGAGAAACTGGTGCGTGCTCTATTTGCAGTAGCCAGAGAACTTCAACCTTCTATAATTTTTATTG aTGAAGTTGATAGCCTTTTGTGTGAAAGACGAGAAGGTGAACATGATGCTAGCAGGCGTctaaaaacagaatttttaatagaatttGATGGT GTGCAGTCTTCTGGAGAGGATAGAATACTTGTGATGGGAGCAACAAACAGGCCTCAGGAGCTTGATGATGCTGTTCTCAG acgATTCACCAAACGGGTATATGTGTCTTTACCAAACGAAGAA ACAAGATTGATTTTGCTAAAAAATCTTCTAAGCAAGCAAGGAAGTCCATTAACCCAAAAAGAGTTGGCTCAACTAGCTAG AATGACAGATGGATACTCTGGAAGTGACCTAACTGCATTAGCGAAGGATGCAGCACTAGGCCCCATTCGAG
- the SPAST gene encoding spastin isoform X4, with product MNSPGGRGKKKSSAGSSSAPPTAGASPSSPPGPAPPVPPAGAAAAASPHKRNLYYFSYPLFAAFALLRFVAFQLGLLFAWLCERLSRGALMAAKGSRAGAGDAPEPGGAPETVRACHKRAFECISMALRIDEDETGQKEQAVEWYKKGIEELEKGIAVLVIGQGDQCERARRLQSKMMTNLAMAKDRLQLLESGAVPKKKDPLTHTSNSLPRSKTVAKTGSTGLSGHHRTPSYSGVSSSVSRPAPNPTPSAHKAAPKNSRTNKPSTPTTAPRKKKDTKIFRNVDSNLANLILNEVVDSGPAVKFDDIAGQELAKQALQEIVILPSLRPELFTGLRAPARGLLLFGPPGNGKTMLAKAVAAESNATFFNISAASLTSKYVGEGEKLVRALFAVARELQPSIIFIDEVDSLLCERREGEHDASRRLKTEFLIEFDGVQSSGEDRILVMGATNRPQELDDAVLRRFTKRVYVSLPNEETRLILLKNLLSKQGSPLTQKELAQLARMTDGYSGSDLTALAKDAALGPIRELKPEQVKNMSASEMRNIKLSDFTESLKKIKRSLSPQTLEAYIRWNKDFGDTTV from the exons ATGAATTCTCCGGGCGGCCGAGGGAAGAAGAAGAGCTCAGCCGGCTCCAGTTCCGCGCCTCCGACCGCCGGCGCCTCTCCCTCCTCGCCGCCCGGGCCGGCGCCCCCCGTGCcgccggcgggggcggcggcggcggcgtcCCCGCACAAGCGGAACCTGTACTACTTCTCGTACCCGCTCTTTGCCGCCTTCGCCCTGCTCCGCTTCGTCGCCTTCCAGCTCGGGCTGCTCTTCGCCTGGCTCTGCGAGCGCCTCTCCCGCGGCGCCCTCATGGCCGCCAAGGGCAgcagggccggggccggcgACGCGCCCGAGCCCGGCGGGGCGCCCGAGACGGTGCGGGCGTGCCACAAGCGGGCCTTCGAGTGCATCTCCATGGCTCTGCGCATCGATGAGGACGAGACAG GACAAAAGGAACAAGCTGTTGAATGGTATAAGAAAGGAATTGAAGAACTGGAAAAAGGAATAGCTGTCTTAGTAATTGGTCAAG GTGATCAGTGTGAACGGGCTCGACGTCTCCAATCTAAAATGATGACAAATTTGGCAATGGCCAAGGATCGGTTGCAGCTTTTAG AAAGTGGAGCAGTTCCAAAAAAGAAGGACCCCCTAACCCACACGAGTAATTCCCTTCCTCGTTCAAAGACTGTTGCAAAAACTGGATCCACAGGCCTTTCAGGTCACCACAGAACACCCAGCTACAGTGGGGTATCATCATCTGTGTCTAGACCAGCACCTAATCCTACGCCTTCAGCTCACAAG gctgctccTAAAAATAGCAGAACAAATAAACCTTCTACCCCTACAACTGCTCCTCGAAAAAAGAAAGACACGAAGATATTTAGAAATGTGGACAGCAATCTTGCTAATCTTATCCTAAATGAAGTTGTTGATAG TGGGCCAGCTGTCAAATTTGATGATATCGCAGGGCAGGAACTGGCTAAACAAGCTTTGCAAGAAATTGTTATCCTTCCTTCTCTTAGACCTGAG TTATTTACAGGTCTGAGAGCTCCCGCACGTGGTTTATTGCTGTTTGGCCCACCAGGAAATGGGAAGACAATGTTG GCCAAAGCAGTTGCTGCAGAATCAAATGCTACTTTCTTTAACATCAGCGCAGCGAGCCTGACTTCAAAATAT GTGGGTGAAGGAGAGAAACTGGTGCGTGCTCTATTTGCAGTAGCCAGAGAACTTCAACCTTCTATAATTTTTATTG aTGAAGTTGATAGCCTTTTGTGTGAAAGACGAGAAGGTGAACATGATGCTAGCAGGCGTctaaaaacagaatttttaatagaatttGATGGT GTGCAGTCTTCTGGAGAGGATAGAATACTTGTGATGGGAGCAACAAACAGGCCTCAGGAGCTTGATGATGCTGTTCTCAG acgATTCACCAAACGGGTATATGTGTCTTTACCAAACGAAGAA ACAAGATTGATTTTGCTAAAAAATCTTCTAAGCAAGCAAGGAAGTCCATTAACCCAAAAAGAGTTGGCTCAACTAGCTAG AATGACAGATGGATACTCTGGAAGTGACCTAACTGCATTAGCGAAGGATGCAGCACTAGGCCCCATTCGAG